One window of Erinaceus europaeus chromosome 6, mEriEur2.1, whole genome shotgun sequence genomic DNA carries:
- the B3GNT4 gene encoding N-acetyllactosaminide beta-1,3-N-acetylglucosaminyltransferase 4 → MFRRLGWLLLYSLAVLLLSCLLFLKEEAQPVGGPTIRQPFWAPPGPHRSQCLPNHTVANASLSLPSRHRLFLTYRHCRNFSILLEPSACAEDTFLLLAIKSQPGHVERRAAIRSTWGRVGGWARGQLKLVFLLGVAGPAPPAQLLAYESQEFDDILQWDFAEDFFNLTLKELHLQRWVAAACPRAHFMLKGDDDVFVHVPNVLEFLEGWDPAQDLLVGDVIRQALPNRNTKVKYFIPPSMYRARHYPPYAGGGGYVMSRATVQRLQTAVEEAELFPIDDVFVGMCLRKLGVSPTHHAGFKTFGIRRPMDPLDPCLYRGLLLVHRLSPLEMWTMWALVTDEGLKCAAAPVGP, encoded by the coding sequence ATGTTCCGCAGGCTGGGCTGGCTGCTCCTGTACAGCCTCGCTGTGCTGCTGCTCAGCTGCCTGCTCTTCCTGAAGGAGGAGGCTCAGCCCGTGGGGGGCCCCACAATCCGCCAGCCCTTCTGGGCACCCCCGGGGCCCCATCGCAGCCAATGTCTGCCCAACCACACGGTAGCAAATGCCTCCCTGTCCCTGCCGAGTCGCCACCGCCTCTTCCTGACCTATCGCCACTGCCGCAACTTCTCCATCTTGCTGGAGCCTTCTGCCTGCGCGGAGGACACCTTTCTGCTCCTGGCCATCAAGTCGCAGCCTGGCCACGTGGAGCGGAGGGCGGCCATCCGCAGCACGTGGGggcgggtggggggctgggctagGGGCCAGCTGAAACTGGTGTTTCTGTTAGGGGTGGCAGGACCAGCACCTCCTGCCCAGCTGCTGGCTTACGAGAGTCAGGAGTTCGATGATATCCTGCAGTGGGACTTTGCTGAGGACTTCTTTAACCTGACACTCAAGGAGCTGCACCTGCAGCGCTGGGTGGCCGCTGCCTGCCCCCGGGCCCACTTCATGCTGAAGGGAGATGATGATGTGTTTGTTCATGTTCCCAATGTGCTGGAGTTCCTGGAGGGCTGGGATCCAGCCCAGGAcctcctcgtgggagatgtgatCCGCCAGGCCCTGCCCAATAGGAACACCAAGGTCAAATACTTCATCCCCCCCTCCATGTACAGGGCCCGCCACTACCCCCCCTATGCTGGCGGTGGAGGCTACGTCATGTCCAGAGCCACTGTGCAGCGCCTCCAGACAGCTGTGGAGGAGGCCGAGCTCTTCCccattgatgatgtctttgtgggTATGTGTCTGAGGAAGCTGGGGGTGAGCCCCACACACCACGCTGGCTTTAAGACCTTTGGAATACGGCGGCCCATGGACCCCCTGGATCCCTGCCTCTACAGGGGGCTTCTGCTGGTGCACCGCCTCAGCCCCCTGGAGATGTGGACCATGTGGGCACTGGTGACAGATGAGGGGCTCAAGTGCGCAGCTGCCCCCGTGGGGCCCTGA